A single region of the Chitinophaga niabensis genome encodes:
- the frr gene encoding ribosome recycling factor, with translation MQDELNLILEDAKETMQHSISHLETELTKIRAGKANTQILDGIYVDYYGAPTALNQVANVSVADARTLTIQPWEKNMLQPIERAIIASNIGLNPQNDGIIIRLFLPPLTEERRKELVKKVNGEGEHGKVAIRNIRRDAIESIKKLQKDGLSEDTAKDAEADVQELTDKFIQIIDKHCAAKDKEIMAI, from the coding sequence ATGCAAGACGAACTTAATTTAATCCTGGAGGATGCAAAGGAAACCATGCAGCATTCAATTTCGCATCTGGAAACCGAGCTCACCAAAATAAGGGCAGGTAAAGCGAATACGCAGATCCTGGATGGTATTTATGTTGATTACTATGGTGCCCCCACTGCTTTGAACCAGGTTGCAAACGTAAGTGTGGCCGATGCCCGTACCCTCACTATCCAACCATGGGAAAAGAACATGCTTCAACCTATTGAACGTGCTATCATTGCTTCCAATATTGGTCTCAATCCACAGAACGATGGTATCATTATACGCCTCTTCCTGCCACCGCTTACAGAAGAACGCCGTAAAGAACTCGTGAAGAAAGTGAATGGTGAAGGAGAACATGGAAAAGTAGCTATCCGGAATATCCGTAGGGACGCTATCGAATCTATCAAGAAATTACAGAAAGACGGACTGAGTGAAGATACTGCGAAGGACGCAGAAGCTGATGTACAGGAGCTGACGGATAAATTCATCCAGATAATAGACAAGCATTGCGCAGCTAAAGACAAAGAGATTATGGCTATTTAA